The following are from one region of the Rosistilla carotiformis genome:
- a CDS encoding methyltransferase domain-containing protein has protein sequence MFQLRCTVRDCQELLEPCERGLACRAGHHFDQAKQGYWNLLQPQDKKSKNPGDSLDAVLARHRWLQRGHATSLIETLRPWVATAATLTNQRTLDLGCGEGSFGPALFPDDADSYCGIDLSRRAIKLAARRWPEATWVLANADRELPAADQSVQRVISLFGRRPVSEIYRVLAPGGICVVAVPGEDDLIELREKVQQAGHRRSRWEMIADEMTDAGLEVVDRKHWHINVNLDPDAIADALAMTYRAVRHSQKSRLDFVQAMDVTLAADLLLLRRN, from the coding sequence ATGTTTCAACTGCGCTGTACCGTCCGAGATTGTCAAGAATTGCTTGAGCCATGCGAGCGAGGCCTAGCGTGCCGCGCCGGCCATCATTTTGATCAAGCCAAACAGGGCTACTGGAATCTCCTGCAACCTCAGGATAAGAAGTCGAAGAATCCTGGCGATTCGCTGGATGCTGTTCTGGCCCGTCACCGTTGGCTTCAACGTGGGCACGCAACATCCCTGATCGAAACGCTGCGTCCGTGGGTTGCGACGGCCGCCACGCTGACGAATCAAAGAACGCTTGATTTAGGGTGTGGTGAAGGATCGTTTGGTCCTGCCTTGTTTCCCGACGACGCCGATTCGTACTGCGGTATCGACCTGTCCCGGCGCGCTATCAAGTTGGCTGCTCGCCGGTGGCCTGAGGCGACTTGGGTGCTGGCGAACGCGGATCGCGAGTTGCCGGCCGCCGATCAAAGTGTTCAACGCGTGATCTCACTTTTCGGGCGGCGTCCGGTTTCGGAGATCTATCGCGTTCTTGCGCCCGGGGGGATCTGTGTGGTTGCCGTGCCGGGCGAAGATGATTTGATCGAACTTCGCGAGAAGGTCCAGCAAGCTGGCCATCGCCGCAGTCGTTGGGAAATGATTGCCGACGAGATGACGGATGCCGGTCTTGAAGTCGTGGATCGGAAGCATTGGCACATCAACGTCAACCTAGATCCGGACGCGATTGCCGACGCGTTAGCAATGACCTACCGTGCGGTCCGCCATTCCCAGAAGTCTCGCTTGGATTTCGTTCAGGCGATGGACGTCACGCTGGCTGCGGACCTGCTGCTGCTGCGGCGGAATTAG
- a CDS encoding AI-2E family transporter, translating into MQTVCLMALAVVAVTFSIYWLRPVLVPLVVALIVVSGVSPILTTLERRLGVNRLIAAGLTFVSGVGLMIAFGFSVWMSMVDLNANSEMYRVRVQEIVDWAELRVEAIGSRMEEEAALFLPTRELSVDATKSPEIVKANEPPMRDASEFVDAFIRDGISIISQAFINLVSTCAIVMIYVFFLLIGTPTVGDDWPMVREIDQQIRSYLGLKTIISIFTGLAFGIALRMFGVPMAFTFGVLAFLLNFVPNIGPLVASLLPIPLILLNPEGSIGWMASAIVVTCGIQGISGNLIEPKIMGNSSDLHPVTVLVALMFWGMMWGVIGMFLATPITAAMKILLQRIDSTRPLADLMAGRFSANGAAEDRSLVV; encoded by the coding sequence GTGCAAACTGTTTGCCTGATGGCATTGGCCGTCGTTGCAGTCACTTTCTCGATCTATTGGCTCCGCCCGGTGTTGGTGCCGCTGGTGGTCGCGCTGATTGTGGTCAGCGGGGTAAGTCCCATTCTGACGACGCTGGAGCGGCGTTTGGGCGTGAACCGGTTGATTGCCGCGGGGCTCACATTTGTCTCCGGCGTGGGACTCATGATTGCGTTTGGGTTCTCCGTTTGGATGTCGATGGTCGATCTGAATGCCAATTCCGAAATGTATCGAGTTCGCGTTCAAGAAATTGTCGACTGGGCCGAACTCCGCGTCGAAGCGATCGGCAGTCGCATGGAAGAAGAAGCGGCTCTCTTTTTGCCTACAAGGGAATTGTCAGTCGACGCGACCAAGTCGCCTGAAATCGTTAAAGCAAATGAGCCCCCGATGCGAGACGCGAGCGAGTTTGTCGACGCATTTATCCGGGACGGGATTTCGATCATCTCTCAGGCATTTATCAATCTTGTGTCGACGTGTGCCATCGTGATGATCTATGTCTTCTTTCTGTTGATCGGCACACCGACGGTCGGCGACGATTGGCCGATGGTCCGCGAGATCGATCAACAAATCCGTTCCTACCTCGGACTCAAGACGATCATTTCCATCTTCACGGGATTGGCTTTTGGCATCGCGCTGCGGATGTTCGGCGTCCCGATGGCATTCACCTTTGGCGTTTTGGCGTTCCTCTTAAATTTCGTTCCAAACATCGGTCCGCTCGTTGCCAGCCTGCTTCCGATTCCACTGATCCTGCTGAATCCAGAAGGCAGCATCGGGTGGATGGCGTCGGCGATCGTCGTCACGTGCGGTATTCAGGGCATCAGTGGGAATTTGATCGAGCCGAAAATCATGGGCAATTCATCCGACCTGCACCCTGTCACGGTGCTGGTCGCACTCATGTTTTGGGGAATGATGTGGGGAGTGATTGGGATGTTTCTCGCGACCCCCATCACTGCGGCCATGAAAATACTGCTGCAACGCATCGATTCCACCAGGCCGCTTGCCGATTTGATGGCTGGGCGATTTTCTGCCAACGGGGCTGCAGAAGATCGCAGTTTGGTCGTGTGA
- a CDS encoding sodium:solute symporter family protein, translated as MILTAIDYAIIGAYFAITIGIGFWFRNRASKDIAEYFVSGRSLPWWIAGTSMVATTFAADTPLAVTGLTIQHGLAGNWVWWSFALGGMITVFVYAKLWRRSGVMTDVELVELRYSGKSAALLRGSRAIYVALIVNPIIIGWVTSAMFMVLDETVLFELPASTLEQTVFGDNALSVRPWLIIAGTLMMVGVYGTLSGMWGVAVADALQFCLAMFGCIALAWLAIAHFGGASQLEAKVIENFGEGGTAAFDLIPDFTGANAWLPLHVFLLLLLVQWWATWYPGAEPGGGGFIVQRMAACKDERHSLLATLWFQIAHYCVRPWPWLVVALAALAMYPELRQSELADPAFNSGVGFPRVMRDLSPPGLRGLLTVTFFAAFMSTLSTQMNWGASYISSRCLPAVYASRRNGKTIKPSVALCVADRVAGRWRRVGADVWPIGRRCLAVVIGVGRWHRSRFYAALVLVADQRLERDRFDVRIASVFLDSRTDRACQRTGVRRWRRPHLRAGG; from the coding sequence ATGATCCTAACCGCTATCGACTATGCGATCATCGGTGCCTACTTCGCCATCACGATTGGGATCGGATTCTGGTTCCGCAATCGAGCCAGCAAGGACATTGCGGAGTATTTTGTCTCTGGACGGTCGTTGCCATGGTGGATTGCCGGGACGTCGATGGTCGCGACAACGTTTGCCGCAGATACGCCGTTGGCCGTAACTGGGCTTACGATTCAGCACGGTCTGGCCGGGAATTGGGTTTGGTGGTCGTTTGCGCTCGGTGGCATGATCACTGTTTTCGTTTATGCCAAGCTGTGGCGAAGGTCGGGCGTGATGACCGACGTCGAGCTCGTAGAGCTACGCTACTCGGGCAAATCGGCGGCCCTGCTGCGTGGTTCCCGGGCGATCTACGTCGCCCTGATCGTCAATCCGATCATCATCGGTTGGGTGACGTCGGCGATGTTCATGGTGTTGGACGAAACTGTCTTGTTCGAACTGCCCGCGTCGACGCTCGAACAAACGGTATTCGGCGATAACGCGCTGTCGGTTCGGCCTTGGTTGATCATCGCTGGAACGCTGATGATGGTGGGCGTCTATGGGACGCTTTCGGGGATGTGGGGCGTTGCCGTCGCTGATGCGCTGCAATTCTGTCTCGCGATGTTCGGCTGTATTGCCTTGGCATGGCTGGCGATCGCGCACTTCGGTGGCGCTTCGCAATTGGAAGCCAAAGTGATCGAGAACTTTGGCGAGGGCGGCACGGCAGCGTTTGATTTGATCCCCGATTTTACAGGTGCCAACGCATGGCTGCCGCTGCATGTATTTTTGTTGCTGCTGTTGGTGCAATGGTGGGCGACATGGTATCCAGGCGCTGAACCCGGCGGTGGCGGATTTATCGTTCAGCGGATGGCGGCTTGCAAAGATGAACGTCATTCGCTGCTCGCGACGCTGTGGTTTCAGATCGCCCACTACTGTGTTCGTCCCTGGCCATGGTTAGTCGTAGCGCTGGCTGCGCTTGCGATGTACCCGGAACTGCGTCAAAGCGAACTTGCGGATCCCGCTTTTAACTCTGGCGTCGGTTTTCCGAGAGTGATGCGCGACCTCAGTCCTCCGGGACTTCGCGGCCTGTTGACTGTCACGTTCTTCGCCGCGTTCATGTCGACGCTCAGCACCCAAATGAACTGGGGCGCATCGTATATTAGTTCGCGATGTCTACCAGCGGTTTATGCGTCCCGACGCAACGGAAAAACAATTAAACCGAGCGTCGCGTTATGCGTCGCTGATCGTGTTGCTGGCCGGTGGCGTCGCGTCGGTGCTGATGTTTGGCCAATCGGTCGACGCTGCTTGGCGGTTGTTATTGGCGTTGGGCGCTGGCACAGGAGCCGTTTTTATGCTGCGTTGGTTTTGGTGGCGGATCAACGCTTGGAGCGAGATCGTTTCGATGTTCGGATCGCTTCTGTTTTTCTTGACAGTCGAACCGATCGCGCTTGCCAGCGGACTGGTGTCCGCCGATGGCGGCGGCCCCATCTTAGGGCCGGAGGTTAA